Part of the Cyanobacterium stanieri LEGE 03274 genome is shown below.
ATTATCCTAGAGGGGGTTTGCACATGGATATGACATTGGATTTGGGTGAGTTAGACTGGAATAGTAGCACTCAAGGCTAAAATTATGGCGTCTTTAACGGAAAAACGAGAAGAAAATGTCTCAGGTAATTTTTATGTAGATAGTAGTTGTATTGATTGTGATACTTGTCGTTGGATGGCAAAATCAACTTTTTCAAGGTTTGGACAACAGTCGGCGGTATATCATCAACCTTCTAATGTGCAGGAAAAAATAAAAGCCCTACAGGCGTTGTTGTCTTGTCCTACTAATTCCATCGGCGTTGTCATGTCTTCGGACAAAATTAAAGAAGCGGAAGATACTTTCCCTATTTTGGTTGATGAAAATGTCTATCATTGTGGTTATCATTCTCCCAAATCTTTTGCGGCGGCTTCCTATTTTATCCAACGGGAGGAGGGTAATATTTTGGTTGATTCCCCTCGTTTTAATCCTGCATTGGTGAAAAAACTAGAAGAGATGGGGGGAGTAAGATATATGTATCTTACCCATAGAGATGATATTGCCGATCATCAAAAGTTTCATGAATATTTTAAGTGCGATCGCCTTTTACACCGTGACGAAATCACCAAAGAAACCAAAAATATAGAGATTCCCTTAGATATAGATCAACCACTACAATTTACCCCAGACATTACCATCATTCCCGTACCAGGGCATACCCAAGGACATACCATCATGTTATACAAAAATAAATTCTTCTTTACAGGAGATCACCTAGCATGGTCAGATCAATTAAATACCATTATCGCCTTTAAAAATCATTGCTGGTACTCTTGGGAAACATTGGTAAAATCCACCGAAACACTAACCGAATACTCCTTTTCATGGCTATTACCAGGCCATGGTAGAAGACATCACGCCTCCCCCGAAATTATGCAACAAGAATTAAGAGACTGTATCCGTTGGATGCAAACCACCATCTAAAATAGAAGGGTTATCCACAGTAATGACATAGCTATTCGTGGGGGTTTCAATGTTTGCCTTTTCCAAGGCTTCCTTAATCCCCTGACAGACATCCGAAGTTACTTGTAAAAAAGATTGACGGCGAGAATTAACCCAAAATAAGACTTCAATATTAACGGTACTAGGGATTAATTCCTTCACCAAAATCATTATTTTTCGCTCTGATTCCACCCCCACAATATTAACTACCGTTTCCCGAATAATTTGCTTTACTAGGTTCAAATCTCCACTGTCATCAACACCAAAAACGATACTGCTACGGCGAAAAGGAGAAGCGGTAATATTAACGATACTACTTTGGAAAACCTGTTGATTAGGAATATAAACCAAGCGCCCATCATAGGTTTGTAAAGTAATCGCCCTCAATTGAATTTGGGTAATGGTACCTTCATAATCACTAATGACAACTTGATCATTGATACGAAATGGACGCGCCGCCAGTAAGATAACCCCCGAAATATAGTTACCCAAAACATCCTTAAGGCTAAAACCAATGGCCACACTGGTTAAACCCAAAGTACCCAATAATAATCCAAAATCTAAGCCTAAAATCCCTAAACTAATCACACTACCGACAATCCATACTCCTCCATAACACAGACGACTTATGAGTATTTCTGTGCTGCGATCGCCCTCAGTCTTTTCCGCCCATACAAAAGCAATATTTTTCACCCCCACAGCCACCAACCAAGTAAAAATAATGACAATCAAAGCCCCCACCAAGGAAGGTAAATTGTTAATGGTATCCCTAACC
Proteins encoded:
- a CDS encoding MBL fold metallo-hydrolase yields the protein MASLTEKREENVSGNFYVDSSCIDCDTCRWMAKSTFSRFGQQSAVYHQPSNVQEKIKALQALLSCPTNSIGVVMSSDKIKEAEDTFPILVDENVYHCGYHSPKSFAAASYFIQREEGNILVDSPRFNPALVKKLEEMGGVRYMYLTHRDDIADHQKFHEYFKCDRLLHRDEITKETKNIEIPLDIDQPLQFTPDITIIPVPGHTQGHTIMLYKNKFFFTGDHLAWSDQLNTIIAFKNHCWYSWETLVKSTETLTEYSFSWLLPGHGRRHHASPEIMQQELRDCIRWMQTTI
- a CDS encoding mechanosensitive ion channel family protein, which gives rise to MKKYYILGFVFLTYFSPFFYSHLWAVKAQESSVESLEENVFFADVVVRGKPIFQVGGLANITATERARTINRRIASLLSQSNSFNSVEVTVNGDGSSALLRVNNRVLMTVTTQDALDFNVSVSELAGLWAEDLNENLSQPSLVVDVAQRLDVTIQGLVRDTINNLPSLVGALIVIIFTWLVAVGVKNIAFVWAEKTEGDRSTEILISRLCYGGVWIVGSVISLGILGLDFGLLLGTLGLTSVAIGFSLKDVLGNYISGVILLAARPFRINDQVVISDYEGTITQIQLRAITLQTYDGRLVYIPNQQVFQSSIVNITASPFRRSSIVFGVDDSGDLNLVKQIIRETVVNIVGVESERKIMILVKELIPSTVNIEVLFWVNSRRQSFLQVTSDVCQGIKEALEKANIETPTNSYVITVDNPSILDGGLHPTDTVS